A genomic stretch from Psilocybe cubensis strain MGC-MH-2018 chromosome 1, whole genome shotgun sequence includes:
- a CDS encoding Biotin synthase, mitochondrial, translating to MFRTLPVRRIQLSRALATHATPPTRPAAPPTRHDWKKDEIQAIYDTPLMELVFRAASVHRQYHDPSKIQLCTLMNIKTGGCTEDCSYCSQSSRYSTPTSASRLVDIEPVLEAARKAKENGSTRFCMGAAWRELAGRKRGFERILEMVREVRGMGMEVCTTLGMLSPDQARQLKEAGLTAYNHNLDTSREFYPQVITTRSFDDRLDTITAVRDAGISVCSGGILGLGESDTDRVGLIYEVSNMPEHPESFPVNALVPIPGTPLEKNDPVSVHILIRTIATARITMPSTIIRLAAGRNTLAETEQAMCFMAGANAVFTGEQMLTTPCSPWDEVKKFDDTLLKIANFTLPQDKAMMGRWGLSGMRSFEQVSVAEKEASRLEEKLLKAGESTASPSV from the exons ATGTTCAGAACTCTTCCAGTTCGTCGTATACAGCTTTCGAGAGCTCTCGCTACCCATGCTACACCTCCGACGCGCCCTGCTGCCCCACCTACTCGACATGACTGGAAGAAAGACGAGATTCAAGCGATCTACGACACGCCCCTCATGGAACTTGTCTTCAGAGCGGCATCAGTCCATAGGCAATACCATGACCCTAGCAAAATTCAGCTATGCACTCTCATGAACATTAAGA CTGGAGGATGCACTGAGGACT GTTCCTACTGCTCGCAATCGTCGAGATATTCCACACCGACGTCGGCCTCTCGATTAGTGGATATTGAACCCGTGCTGGAGGCGGCCCGCAAAGCGAAAGAAAATGGTAGTACCCGTTTCTGCATGGGTGCAGCCTGGAGAGAACTTGCTGGTAGAAAACGCGGGTTTGAGAGAATATTGGAGATGGTCAGGGAAGTCCGAGGAATGGGAATGGAGGTTTGCACAACCCTCGGAATGCTCTCCCCTGATCAGGCACGTCAGCTGAAGGAGGC TGGTTTGACTGCGTATAACCACAATCTCGACACCTCTCGAGAGTTTTACCCTCAG GTTATAACCACCCGCTCATTTGACGACAGACTCGATACTATTACTGCAGTTCGTGATGCAGGTATCAGTGTTTGCTCGGGTGGCATTTTGGGACTGGGGGAATCCGACACCGATCGCGTTGGTCTCATCTACGAAGTATCCAA CATGCCTGAACATCCAGAGTCTTTCCCCGTAAATGCCCTTGTCCCGATTCCCGGAACTCCTTTGGAAAAGAATGAT CCCGTATCCGTCCACATTCTGATCCGCACAATCGCCACGGCGCGTATCACAATGCCCTCTACAATCATTCGCCTTGCAGCGGGAAGAAATACTCTCGCCGAGACAGAACAAGCCATGTGCTTTATGGCTGGGGCCAACGCAGTGTTCACAGGTGAACAGATGCTGACTACGCCAT GCTCTCCGTGGGACGAGGTAAAAAAATTTGATGACACGTTATTAAAGATTGCTAATTTCACTTTACCTCAGGACAAAGCTATGATGGGCCGCTGGGGACTCTCTGGGATGCGTAGCTTCGAACAAGTCAGTGTGGCCGAAAAGGAGGCCTCGCGTTTGGAAGAAAAGCTGCTCAAAGCGGGTGAATCGACAGCTTCACCGAGTGTTTAA